In Camelina sativa cultivar DH55 chromosome 16, Cs, whole genome shotgun sequence, a single window of DNA contains:
- the LOC104748981 gene encoding calcium-transporting ATPase 12, plasma membrane-type isoform X3 has product MRDLHKYDCTALFLNLTTPSLNKAQRRWRFAYAAIYSVRAMLSLVKETVPARIDPKISDDSFSLSYTALESTDGAKVNSMPLSYVPDIDQERLVEIMKGKDLPGIQALGGVAGVATSLRTNATKGIHGNEQEISRRRELFGSNTYHKPPPKGLLFFVYEAFKDLTILILLVCATLALGFGIKEHGIKEGWYEGGSIFVAVFLVIVVSALSNFRQERQFDKLSKISNNIKVEVLRDSRRQHISIFDVVVGDVVFLKIGDQIPADGLFLDGHSLQVDESSMTGESDHLEVDLKDNPFLFSGTKIVDGFAQMLVVSVGMSTTWGQTMSSINQDSSERTPLQVRLDTLTSTIGKVGLTVAALVLVVLLVRYFTGNTEKEGKREYNGSKTPVDTVVNSVVRIVAAAVTIVVVAIPEGLPLAVTLTLAYSMKRMMSDQAMVRKLSACETMGSATVICTDKTGTLTLNEMKVTKFWLGQESIHEDSTKMISSDVLDLLYQGTGLNTTGSVCVSDSGSTPEFSGSPTEKALLSWTVLNLGMDMESVKQKHDVLRVETFNSAKKRSGVLVRKKSDYTVHVHWKGAAEMVLAMCSHYYTSTGSVDLLDSTAKNSIHAIIQGMAASSLRCIAFAHKVSSNDSGLEEDGLNLMGIVGLKDPCRPGVSKAVETCKLAGVTIKMITGDNVFTAKAIAFECGILDHNDEDEEESVVEGVQFRNYTDEERMQKVEKIRVMARSSPSDKLLMVKCLRLKGHVVAVTGDGTNDAPALKEADIGLSMGIQGTEVAKESSDIVILDDNFTSVATVLKWGRCVYNNIQKFIQFQLTVNVAALVINFIAAVSAGEVPLTAVQLLWVNLIMDTLGALALATERPTNELLKRKPVGRTEVLITNVMWRNLLVQSLYQIAILLILQFKGMSIFNVPKEVKNTLIFNTFVLCQVFNEFNAREMEKKNVFKGLHRNRLFIGIIAITIVLQVIMVEFLKKFADTVRLNGWQWGTCIAIASLSWPIGFFTKFIPVSETPFLSYFKNPRSLFKGSRSSSLKKP; this is encoded by the exons ATGAGAGACCTCCATAAATATGATTGCACTGCTCTCTTTCTCAACCTTACCACCCCCAGCCTCAACAAGGCCCAAAGGCGTTGGCGTTTTGCCTACGCTGCCATCTACTCTGTGAGGGCTATGCTTTCTCTCGTTAAGGAGACGGTTCCCGCAAGGATTGATCCAAAAATATCTGATgactccttctctctctcctacACAGCCCTCGAGTCCACTGATGGAGCAAAGGTCAACTCTATGCCTCTCTCTTATGTTCCTGACATCGATCAGGAACGACTTGTGGAGATCATGAAGGGTAAGGACTTACCTGGCATCCAAGCGCTGGGTGGCGTCGCGGGTGTCGCTACTTCCCTAAGGACAAACGCCACCAAAGGGATCCATGGGAATGAGCAAGAAATCAGCAGACGCCGTGAGCTCTTTGGCTCTAACACCTACCATAAGCCACCGCCTAAAGgacttctcttttttgtttatgaagCTTTCAAAGACTTAACCATCTTGATCTTGTTGGTCTGTGCCACTCTCGCCCTTGGCTTCGGAATCAAAGAACACGGCATCAAAGAAGGTTGGTACGAAGGCGGAAGCATCTTCGTAGCAGTCTTCTTGGTCATAGTTGTCTCTGCTCTCAGCAACTTCAGGCAGGAAAGACAGTTCGACAAGCTGTCCAAGATAAGCAATAATATCAAAGTGGAAGTCCTTAGAGACAGCAGGCGGCAACATATTTCCATCTTTGACGTTGTTGTTGGTGATGTTGTCTTCTTGAAGATTGGAGATCAGATTCCGGCTGATGGTCTGTTCTTGGATGGGCATTCACTTCAGGTGGACGAGTCTAGTATGACCGGAGAGAGTGACCATCTCGAAGTGGATCTCAAGGATAATCCCTTCTTGTTCTCTGGCACGAAGATAGTTGACGGGTTTGCCCAGATGCTAGTTGTCTCCGTGGGTATGAGCACAACCTGGGGACAGACGATGAGCTCCATAAACCAAGATTCTAGCGAGAGAACACCTTTGCAGGTCCGTCTGGACACGCTGACCTCCACCATAGGAAAAGTTGGTCTTACGGTGGCTGCTCTTGTTTTGGTAGTATTATTAGTCCGTTACTTCACAGGGAACACAGAGAAAGAGGGTAAAAGAGAATACAACGGGAGCAAAACACCTGTTGATACTGTGGTTAATTCCGTGGTGCGAATTGTGGCAGCTGCTGTCACCATTGTCGTGGTGGCTATCCCGGAAGGCTTGCCATTGGCTGTGACTCTGACGCTGGCTTACTCCATGAAGAGAATGATGTCTGATCAAGCTATGGTCAGAAAGCTCTCGGCGTGTGAGACAATGGGATCAGCGACAGTGATATGCACAGACAAAACAGGCACTTTAACACTGAACGAAATGAAGGTAACCAAGTTTTGGCTTGGCCAAGAGTCAATCCATGAAGACTCTACCAAGATGATCTCATCTGACGTTCTCGATCTGCTTTACCAAGGCACCGGTCTAAACACGACGGGAAGCGTCTGTGTGTCAGACTCAGGATCAACGCCTGAGTTCTCGGGCAGTCCAACAGAGAAGGCTCTTTTGTCTTGGACTGTGCTAAATCTGGGAATGGATATGGAGTCAGTGAAGCAGAAACACGATGTTCTCCGCGTAGAAACTTTCAACTCAGCAAAAAAACGAAGCGGAGTTTTGGTCCGGAAAAAATCTGACTATACAGTCCATGTACACTGGAAAGGAGCCGCTGAAATGGTCCTAGCTATGTGTTCTCACTACTACACGAGCACTGGGTCTGTTGACTTATTGGACTCCACCGCAAAGAACAGCATTCATGCAATAATCCAAGGTATGGCGGCCAGTAGCCTGAGATGCATTGCCTTCGCCCATAAAGTGTCGTCAAACGACTCGGGATTAGAGGAAGATGGCTTGAACTTGATGGGAATAGTGGGTCTGAAAGATCCATGTCGTCCTGGTGTCTCAAAAGCTGTTGAAACTTGCAAACTAGCGGGGGTCACCATCAAGATGATAACGGGAGATAATGTTTTCACTGCAAAAGCGATAGCGTTTGAATGTGGAATCCTGGACCACaatgacgaagatgaagaagagagcgTTGTAGAAGGTGTACAGTTCAGAAACTATACAGACGAAGAGAGAATGCAGAAAGTTGAGAAGATCCGGGTCATGGCAAGGTCATCTCCCTCCGACAAGCTTCTAATGGTCAAATGTCTGAGACTTAAAGGCCACGTGGTAGCCGTCACAGGGGATGGCACCAATGATGCACCTGCACTCAAAGAAGCAGATATTGGACTGTCTATGGGAATTCAGGGCACTGAAGTGGCGAAAGAAAGTTCAGACATTGTCATTTTAGATGATAACTTCACATCCGTTGCTACAGTCTTAAAATGGGGGAGGTGTGTCTACAACAATATCCAGAAATTCATTCAGTTTCAGCTAACAGTGAACGTTGCAGCTCTTGTGATCAATTTCATCGCAGCAG TTTCAGCCGGTGAGGTCCCTTTGACCGCAGTTCAACTGTTGTGGGTAAACCTCATCATGGACACTCTGGGAGCTCTGGCTCTCGCCACCGAGCGACCCACCAACGAGCTCCTGAAGCGAAAGCCAGTTGGCCGAACAGAGGTCCTGATAACAAATGTCATGTGGAGAAATCTCTTGGTTCAGTCATTATATCAAATAGCCATACTCTTGATCTTGCAATTTAAGGGTATGTCTATATTCAACGTGCccaaggaagtgaagaacaCACTCATATTCAACACTTTCGTGCTCTGTCAAGTTTTCAACGAATTCAATGCaagggagatggagaagaaaaatgtaTTCAAAGGACTTCATAGAAACAGGTTGTTCATTGGAATCATAGCGATCACTATCGTACTTCAAGTCATTATGGTGGAATTCCTAAAGAAGTTTGCGGACACAGTAAGGCTTAACGGGTGGCAATGGGGAACTTGCATAGCGATTGCATCTCTTTCATGGCCCATTGGCTTTTTCACAAAATTCATTCCTGTTTCTGAGACACCGTTCCTCAGTTACTTTAAGAATCCAAGATCCTTATTTAAGGGTTCAAGAAGCTCATCTCTCAAGAAACCTTGA
- the LOC104748981 gene encoding calcium-transporting ATPase 12, plasma membrane-type isoform X2, which translates to MRDLHKYDCTALFLNLTTPSLNKAQRRWRFAYAAIYSVRAMLSLVKETVPARIDPKISDDSFSLSYTALESTDGAKVNSMPLSYVPDIDQERLVEIMKGKDLPGIQALGGVAGVATSLRTNATKGIHGNEQEISRRRELFGSNTYHKPPPKGLLFFVYEAFKDLTILILLVCATLALGFGIKEHGIKEGWYEGGSIFVAVFLVIVVSALSNFRQERQFDKLSKISNNIKVEVLRDSRRQHISIFDVVVGDVVFLKIGDQIPADGLFLDGHSLQVDESSMTGESDHLEVDLKDNPFLFSGTKIVDGFAQMLVVSVGMSTTWGQTMSSINQDSSERTPLQVRLDTLTSTIGKVGLTVAALVLVVLLVRYFTGNTEKEGKREYNGSKTPVDTVVNSVVRIVAAAVTIVVVAIPEGLPLAVTLTLAYSMKRMMSDQAMVRKLSACETMGSATVICTDKTGTLTLNEMKVTKFWLGQESIHEDSTKMISSDVLDLLYQGTGLNTTGSVCVSDSGSTPEFSGSPTEKALLSWTVLNLGMDMESVKQKHDVLRVETFNSAKKRSGVLVRKKSDYTVHVHWKGAAEMVLAMCSHYYTSTGSVDLLDSTAKNSIHAIIQGMAASSLRCIAFAHKVSSNDSGLEEDGLNLMGIVGLKDPCRPGVSKAVETCKLAGVTIKMITGDNVFTAKAIAFECGILDHNDEDEEESVVEGVQFRNYTDEERMQKVEKIRVMARSSPSDKLLMVKCLRLKGHVVAVTGDGTNDAPALKEADIGLSMGIQGTEVAKESSDIVILDDNFTSVATVLKWGRCVYNNIQKFIQFQLTVNVAALVINFIAAVSAGEVPLTAVQLLWVNLIMDTLGALALATERPTNELLKRKPVGRTEVLITNVMWRNLLVQSLYQIAILLILQFKGMSIFNVPKEVKNTLIFNTFVLCQVFNEFNAREMEKKNVFKGLHRNRLFIGIIAITIVLQVIMVEFLKKFADTVRLNGWQWGTCIAIASLSWPIGFFTKFIPVSETPFLSYFKNPRSLFKGSRSSSLKKP; encoded by the exons ATGAGAGACCTCCATAAATATGATTGCACTGCTCTCTTTCTCAACCTTACCACCCCCAGCCTCAACAAGGCCCAAAGGCGTTGGCGTTTTGCCTACGCTGCCATCTACTCTGTGAGGGCTATGCTTTCTCTCGTTAAGGAGACGGTTCCCGCAAGGATTGATCCAAAAATATCTGATgactccttctctctctcctacACAGCCCTCGAGTCCACTGATGGAGCAAAGGTCAACTCTATGCCTCTCTCTTATGTTCCTGACATCGATCAGGAACGACTTGTGGAGATCATGAAGGGTAAGGACTTACCTGGCATCCAAGCGCTGGGTGGCGTCGCGGGTGTCGCTACTTCCCTAAGGACAAACGCCACCAAAGGGATCCATGGGAATGAGCAAGAAATCAGCAGACGCCGTGAGCTCTTTGGCTCTAACACCTACCATAAGCCACCGCCTAAAGgacttctcttttttgtttatgaagCTTTCAAAGACTTAACCATCTTGATCTTGTTGGTCTGTGCCACTCTCGCCCTTGGCTTCGGAATCAAAGAACACGGCATCAAAGAAGGTTGGTACGAAGGCGGAAGCATCTTCGTAGCAGTCTTCTTGGTCATAGTTGTCTCTGCTCTCAGCAACTTCAGGCAGGAAAGACAGTTCGACAAGCTGTCCAAGATAAGCAATAATATCAAAGTGGAAGTCCTTAGAGACAGCAGGCGGCAACATATTTCCATCTTTGACGTTGTTGTTGGTGATGTTGTCTTCTTGAAGATTGGAGATCAGATTCCGGCTGATGGTCTGTTCTTGGATGGGCATTCACTTCAGGTGGACGAGTCTAGTATGACCGGAGAGAGTGACCATCTCGAAGTGGATCTCAAGGATAATCCCTTCTTGTTCTCTGGCACGAAGATAGTTGACGGGTTTGCCCAGATGCTAGTTGTCTCCGTGGGTATGAGCACAACCTGGGGACAGACGATGAGCTCCATAAACCAAGATTCTAGCGAGAGAACACCTTTGCAGGTCCGTCTGGACACGCTGACCTCCACCATAGGAAAAGTTGGTCTTACGGTGGCTGCTCTTGTTTTGGTAGTATTATTAGTCCGTTACTTCACAGGGAACACAGAGAAAGAGGGTAAAAGAGAATACAACGGGAGCAAAACACCTGTTGATACTGTGGTTAATTCCGTGGTGCGAATTGTGGCAGCTGCTGTCACCATTGTCGTGGTGGCTATCCCGGAAGGCTTGCCATTGGCTGTGACTCTGACGCTGGCTTACTCCATGAAGAGAATGATGTCTGATCAAGCTATGGTCAGAAAGCTCTCGGCGTGTGAGACAATGGGATCAGCGACAGTGATATGCACAGACAAAACAGGCACTTTAACACTGAACGAAATGAAGGTAACCAAGTTTTGGCTTGGCCAAGAGTCAATCCATGAAGACTCTACCAAGATGATCTCATCTGACGTTCTCGATCTGCTTTACCAAGGCACCGGTCTAAACACGACGGGAAGCGTCTGTGTGTCAGACTCAGGATCAACGCCTGAGTTCTCGGGCAGTCCAACAGAGAAGGCTCTTTTGTCTTGGACTGTGCTAAATCTGGGAATGGATATGGAGTCAGTGAAGCAGAAACACGATGTTCTCCGCGTAGAAACTTTCAACTCAGCAAAAAAACGAAGCGGAGTTTTGGTCCGGAAAAAATCTGACTATACAGTCCATGTACACTGGAAAGGAGCCGCTGAAATGGTCCTAGCTATGTGTTCTCACTACTACACGAGCACTGGGTCTGTTGACTTATTGGACTCCACCGCAAAGAACAGCATTCATGCAATAATCCAAGGTATGGCGGCCAGTAGCCTGAGATGCATTGCCTTCGCCCATAAAGTGTCGTCAAACGACTCGGGATTAGAGGAAGATGGCTTGAACTTGATGGGAATAGTGGGTCTGAAAGATCCATGTCGTCCTGGTGTCTCAAAAGCTGTTGAAACTTGCAAACTAGCGGGGGTCACCATCAAGATGATAACGGGAGATAATGTTTTCACTGCAAAAGCGATAGCGTTTGAATGTGGAATCCTGGACCACaatgacgaagatgaagaagagagcgTTGTAGAAGGTGTACAGTTCAGAAACTATACAGACGAAGAGAGAATGCAGAAAGTTGAGAAGATCCGGGTCATGGCAAGGTCATCTCCCTCCGACAAGCTTCTAATGGTCAAATGTCTGAGACTTAAAGGCCACGTGGTAGCCGTCACAGGGGATGGCACCAATGATGCACCTGCACTCAAAGAAGCAGATATTGGACTGTCTATGGGAATTCAGGGCACTGAAGTGGCGAAAGAAAGTTCAGACATTGTCATTTTAGATGATAACTTCACATCCGTTGCTACAGTCTTAAAATGGGGGAGGTGTGTCTACAACAATATCCAGAAATTCATTCAGTTTCAGCTAACAGTGAACGTTGCAGCTCTTGTGATCAATTTCATCGCAGCAGTTTCAGCCGGTGAGGTCCCTTTGACCGCAGTTCAGCTGCTGTGGGTAAACCTCATCATGGACACTCTGGGAGCTCTGGCTCTCGCCACCGAGCGACCCACCAACGAGCTCCTGAAGCGAAAGCCAG TTGGCCGAACAGAGGTCCTGATAACAAATGTCATGTGGAGAAATCTCTTGGTTCAGTCATTATATCAAATAGCCATACTCTTGATCTTGCAATTTAAGGGTATGTCTATATTCAACGTGCccaaggaagtgaagaacaCACTCATATTCAACACTTTCGTGCTCTGTCAAGTTTTCAACGAATTCAATGCaagggagatggagaagaaaaatgtaTTCAAAGGACTTCATAGAAACAGGTTGTTCATTGGAATCATAGCGATCACTATCGTACTTCAAGTCATTATGGTGGAATTCCTAAAGAAGTTTGCGGACACAGTAAGGCTTAACGGGTGGCAATGGGGAACTTGCATAGCGATTGCATCTCTTTCATGGCCCATTGGCTTTTTCACAAAATTCATTCCTGTTTCTGAGACACCGTTCCTCAGTTACTTTAAGAATCCAAGATCCTTATTTAAGGGTTCAAGAAGCTCATCTCTCAAGAAACCTTGA
- the LOC104748981 gene encoding calcium-transporting ATPase 12, plasma membrane-type isoform X1: protein MRDLHKYDCTALFLNLTTPSLNKAQRRWRFAYAAIYSVRAMLSLVKETVPARIDPKISDDSFSLSYTALESTDGAKVNSMPLSYVPDIDQERLVEIMKGKDLPGIQALGGVAGVATSLRTNATKGIHGNEQEISRRRELFGSNTYHKPPPKGLLFFVYEAFKDLTILILLVCATLALGFGIKEHGIKEGWYEGGSIFVAVFLVIVVSALSNFRQERQFDKLSKISNNIKVEVLRDSRRQHISIFDVVVGDVVFLKIGDQIPADGLFLDGHSLQVDESSMTGESDHLEVDLKDNPFLFSGTKIVDGFAQMLVVSVGMSTTWGQTMSSINQDSSERTPLQVRLDTLTSTIGKVGLTVAALVLVVLLVRYFTGNTEKEGKREYNGSKTPVDTVVNSVVRIVAAAVTIVVVAIPEGLPLAVTLTLAYSMKRMMSDQAMVRKLSACETMGSATVICTDKTGTLTLNEMKVTKFWLGQESIHEDSTKMISSDVLDLLYQGTGLNTTGSVCVSDSGSTPEFSGSPTEKALLSWTVLNLGMDMESVKQKHDVLRVETFNSAKKRSGVLVRKKSDYTVHVHWKGAAEMVLAMCSHYYTSTGSVDLLDSTAKNSIHAIIQGMAASSLRCIAFAHKVSSNDSGLEEDGLNLMGIVGLKDPCRPGVSKAVETCKLAGVTIKMITGDNVFTAKAIAFECGILDHNDEDEEESVVEGVQFRNYTDEERMQKVEKIRVMARSSPSDKLLMVKCLRLKGHVVAVTGDGTNDAPALKEADIGLSMGIQGTEVAKESSDIVILDDNFTSVATVLKWGRCVYNNIQKFIQFQLTVNVAALVINFIAAVSAGEVPLTAVQLLWVNLIMDTLGALALATERPTNELLKRKPVGRTEVLITNVMWRNLLVQSLYQIAILLILQFKGMSIFNVPKEVKNTLIFNTFVLCQVFNEFNAREMEKKNVFKGLHRNRLFIGIIAITIVLQVIMVEFLKKFADTVRLNGWQWGTCIAIASLSWPIGFFTKFIPVSETPFLSYFKNPRSLFKGSRSSSLKKP, encoded by the exons ATGAGAGACCTCCATAAATATGATTGCACTGCTCTCTTTCTCAACCTTACCACCCCCAGCCTCAACAAGGCCCAAAGGCGTTGGCGTTTTGCCTACGCTGCCATCTACTCTGTGAGGGCTATGCTTTCTCTCGTTAAGGAGACGGTTCCCGCAAGGATTGATCCAAAAATATCTGATgactccttctctctctcctacACAGCCCTCGAGTCCACTGATGGAGCAAAGGTCAACTCTATGCCTCTCTCTTATGTTCCTGACATCGATCAGGAACGACTTGTGGAGATCATGAAGGGTAAGGACTTACCTGGCATCCAAGCGCTGGGTGGCGTCGCGGGTGTCGCTACTTCCCTAAGGACAAACGCCACCAAAGGGATCCATGGGAATGAGCAAGAAATCAGCAGACGCCGTGAGCTCTTTGGCTCTAACACCTACCATAAGCCACCGCCTAAAGgacttctcttttttgtttatgaagCTTTCAAAGACTTAACCATCTTGATCTTGTTGGTCTGTGCCACTCTCGCCCTTGGCTTCGGAATCAAAGAACACGGCATCAAAGAAGGTTGGTACGAAGGCGGAAGCATCTTCGTAGCAGTCTTCTTGGTCATAGTTGTCTCTGCTCTCAGCAACTTCAGGCAGGAAAGACAGTTCGACAAGCTGTCCAAGATAAGCAATAATATCAAAGTGGAAGTCCTTAGAGACAGCAGGCGGCAACATATTTCCATCTTTGACGTTGTTGTTGGTGATGTTGTCTTCTTGAAGATTGGAGATCAGATTCCGGCTGATGGTCTGTTCTTGGATGGGCATTCACTTCAGGTGGACGAGTCTAGTATGACCGGAGAGAGTGACCATCTCGAAGTGGATCTCAAGGATAATCCCTTCTTGTTCTCTGGCACGAAGATAGTTGACGGGTTTGCCCAGATGCTAGTTGTCTCCGTGGGTATGAGCACAACCTGGGGACAGACGATGAGCTCCATAAACCAAGATTCTAGCGAGAGAACACCTTTGCAGGTCCGTCTGGACACGCTGACCTCCACCATAGGAAAAGTTGGTCTTACGGTGGCTGCTCTTGTTTTGGTAGTATTATTAGTCCGTTACTTCACAGGGAACACAGAGAAAGAGGGTAAAAGAGAATACAACGGGAGCAAAACACCTGTTGATACTGTGGTTAATTCCGTGGTGCGAATTGTGGCAGCTGCTGTCACCATTGTCGTGGTGGCTATCCCGGAAGGCTTGCCATTGGCTGTGACTCTGACGCTGGCTTACTCCATGAAGAGAATGATGTCTGATCAAGCTATGGTCAGAAAGCTCTCGGCGTGTGAGACAATGGGATCAGCGACAGTGATATGCACAGACAAAACAGGCACTTTAACACTGAACGAAATGAAGGTAACCAAGTTTTGGCTTGGCCAAGAGTCAATCCATGAAGACTCTACCAAGATGATCTCATCTGACGTTCTCGATCTGCTTTACCAAGGCACCGGTCTAAACACGACGGGAAGCGTCTGTGTGTCAGACTCAGGATCAACGCCTGAGTTCTCGGGCAGTCCAACAGAGAAGGCTCTTTTGTCTTGGACTGTGCTAAATCTGGGAATGGATATGGAGTCAGTGAAGCAGAAACACGATGTTCTCCGCGTAGAAACTTTCAACTCAGCAAAAAAACGAAGCGGAGTTTTGGTCCGGAAAAAATCTGACTATACAGTCCATGTACACTGGAAAGGAGCCGCTGAAATGGTCCTAGCTATGTGTTCTCACTACTACACGAGCACTGGGTCTGTTGACTTATTGGACTCCACCGCAAAGAACAGCATTCATGCAATAATCCAAGGTATGGCGGCCAGTAGCCTGAGATGCATTGCCTTCGCCCATAAAGTGTCGTCAAACGACTCGGGATTAGAGGAAGATGGCTTGAACTTGATGGGAATAGTGGGTCTGAAAGATCCATGTCGTCCTGGTGTCTCAAAAGCTGTTGAAACTTGCAAACTAGCGGGGGTCACCATCAAGATGATAACGGGAGATAATGTTTTCACTGCAAAAGCGATAGCGTTTGAATGTGGAATCCTGGACCACaatgacgaagatgaagaagagagcgTTGTAGAAGGTGTACAGTTCAGAAACTATACAGACGAAGAGAGAATGCAGAAAGTTGAGAAGATCCGGGTCATGGCAAGGTCATCTCCCTCCGACAAGCTTCTAATGGTCAAATGTCTGAGACTTAAAGGCCACGTGGTAGCCGTCACAGGGGATGGCACCAATGATGCACCTGCACTCAAAGAAGCAGATATTGGACTGTCTATGGGAATTCAGGGCACTGAAGTGGCGAAAGAAAGTTCAGACATTGTCATTTTAGATGATAACTTCACATCCGTTGCTACAGTCTTAAAATGGGGGAGGTGTGTCTACAACAATATCCA AAAATTCATACAGTTTCAGCTAACGGTGAACGTTGCAGCTCTTGTGATCAATTTCATCGCAGCAGTTTCAGCCGGTGAGGTCCCTTTGACCGCAGTTCAACTGTTGTGGGTAAACCTCATCATGGACACTCTGGGAGCTCTGGCTCTCGCCACCGAGCGACCCACCAACGAGCTCCTGAAGCGAAAGCCAGTTGGCCGAACAGAGGTCCTGATAACAAATGTCATGTGGAGAAATCTCTTGGTTCAGTCATTATATCAAATAGCCATACTCTTGATCTTGCAATTTAAGGGTATGTCTATATTCAACGTGCccaaggaagtgaagaacaCACTCATATTCAACACTTTCGTGCTCTGTCAAGTTTTCAACGAATTCAATGCaagggagatggagaagaaaaatgtaTTCAAAGGACTTCATAGAAACAGGTTGTTCATTGGAATCATAGCGATCACTATCGTACTTCAAGTCATTATGGTGGAATTCCTAAAGAAGTTTGCGGACACAGTAAGGCTTAACGGGTGGCAATGGGGAACTTGCATAGCGATTGCATCTCTTTCATGGCCCATTGGCTTTTTCACAAAATTCATTCCTGTTTCTGAGACACCGTTCCTCAGTTACTTTAAGAATCCAAGATCCTTATTTAAGGGTTCAAGAAGCTCATCTCTCAAGAAACCTTGA